The Chitinophagales bacterium genome contains a region encoding:
- a CDS encoding phage holin family protein yields the protein MNLLAKILVTGLSVIITSYLLPGVSVDGMISAIAVAAVLMLINTVVKPVMVILTLPVTIITMGLFLLIINALCILLASRMIAGFRVDGFWWALIFSLILSLINSILESFAKRD from the coding sequence ATGAACCTGCTTGCCAAAATTTTAGTCACGGGGCTATCCGTAATTATTACCTCGTATCTTCTTCCGGGAGTATCCGTTGATGGAATGATATCGGCTATTGCAGTAGCTGCGGTGCTTATGCTAATTAATACCGTTGTAAAACCTGTTATGGTAATTCTTACCCTTCCGGTAACTATTATTACCATGGGTTTATTTTTGCTTATTATAAATGCCTTATGCATCTTGCTTGCAAGCAGGATGATTGCTGGCTTCAGAGTAGACGGTTTTTGGTGGGCGCTTATATTTTCGCTGATTCTTTCCTTGATTAATTCTATTTTAGAGTCTTTCGCGAAAAGAGATTAA
- the dnaX gene encoding DNA polymerase III subunit gamma/tau: MENFIVSARKYRPSRFEDVIGQPQVTNTLKNALRTNQLAQAFLFCGPRGVGKTTCARILAKAVNCENLTIDFEPCNECAACEAFNNNQSFNIHELDAASNNSVEDIRSLIDQIRFAPQTGKKKIYIIDEVHMLSSSAFNAFLKTLEEPPSYAIFILATTEKHKIIPTILSRCQIFDFNRIQTDDIVTHLSIVAKKENIKAEKDALHLIARKAEGALRDALSMFDRISIFANGQIQYSEVIENLNILDYDYFFRITDFFLSEDSSSALLTFNQILQKGFDGENFLTGLADHFRNLLVAKDSNTIELMDFSENIRQRYLQQAGYTSMGFLLSGLSIITEQEIQYRTSKNRRLCVEMAILKLCFLPSAIQLSKDRSVEVKKKSQPDIEKPKPEMVTNQQVNEFPVQNQQLPKNEVPIPREVLKQQNGNSIKLSSLSDLKKEIQKNESEEKDIPQVEIVYEEIDHYAFQQVWKSYLQKLDGDKKIPVVKILETFPPEIKEKKTILIAVGNTTFYNHLNSEREEMSYFLKKELGKKSIDLIIRVDKTKSKAETNWKPYQAIDKFNHMVKKNPKLKDFKDRLKLDLDF; this comes from the coding sequence ATGGAAAATTTTATTGTATCTGCGAGGAAATACCGCCCTTCACGATTTGAAGATGTAATAGGCCAACCCCAGGTTACCAATACCCTGAAGAATGCTTTGCGAACTAATCAACTGGCCCAGGCTTTTTTATTCTGTGGCCCCCGGGGCGTGGGTAAAACTACCTGTGCAAGAATCCTGGCCAAAGCAGTAAACTGCGAAAATTTAACCATAGATTTTGAGCCGTGTAATGAATGTGCGGCATGTGAAGCATTCAATAATAATCAGTCTTTTAACATTCATGAATTAGACGCAGCTTCCAATAATTCAGTAGAAGATATTCGTTCTTTAATAGACCAGATCCGGTTTGCTCCTCAAACGGGTAAGAAAAAAATCTATATTATTGATGAGGTGCACATGCTTTCCTCTTCGGCATTTAATGCTTTTTTAAAGACCCTGGAAGAACCACCTTCGTATGCAATTTTTATTTTAGCCACCACGGAGAAACATAAAATTATTCCAACGATTCTTTCACGCTGCCAGATTTTCGATTTTAACCGTATCCAGACAGATGATATTGTAACGCACCTTTCAATCGTTGCTAAAAAAGAAAATATTAAAGCGGAAAAAGATGCTTTGCATTTGATTGCGCGGAAAGCCGAAGGTGCATTACGGGATGCCCTTTCAATGTTTGACCGTATCAGCATTTTTGCCAATGGCCAGATTCAGTATAGTGAAGTAATTGAAAACCTTAATATCCTGGACTACGATTATTTCTTCCGTATTACAGATTTCTTTCTTTCAGAAGATTCATCTTCCGCCTTGCTAACCTTTAACCAGATTCTTCAAAAAGGTTTTGATGGTGAGAATTTTCTAACCGGGCTGGCTGACCATTTCCGTAATCTCTTAGTAGCTAAGGACTCGAATACCATTGAGCTGATGGATTTTTCTGAAAATATTAGGCAAAGGTATTTACAACAAGCCGGCTATACTTCTATGGGATTTTTACTTTCCGGACTGAGCATTATTACGGAACAGGAAATCCAGTATCGTACAAGTAAAAACCGAAGGCTGTGTGTGGAAATGGCAATTTTGAAATTATGTTTTTTACCTAGTGCAATTCAGCTCTCAAAGGACCGGTCCGTAGAAGTAAAAAAAAAGTCTCAACCTGATATAGAAAAGCCAAAGCCGGAAATGGTCACAAATCAGCAGGTAAACGAATTTCCTGTTCAAAACCAACAGCTTCCTAAAAACGAAGTGCCAATACCGCGGGAAGTTTTAAAACAACAGAATGGTAATTCAATAAAGCTTTCGTCTCTCAGTGATTTGAAAAAAGAGATTCAAAAAAATGAAAGCGAGGAGAAAGACATACCGCAGGTAGAAATTGTATATGAAGAAATAGATCATTATGCTTTTCAACAGGTTTGGAAAAGTTATCTTCAAAAATTAGACGGAGATAAAAAGATTCCGGTTGTAAAAATTTTAGAAACCTTTCCCCCTGAAATCAAAGAAAAGAAAACCATACTGATTGCTGTGGGTAACACTACGTTCTACAACCATCTTAATTCCGAACGTGAGGAAATGAGTTATTTTTTAAAAAAGGAATTGGGAAAGAAATCCATTGACCTTATAATCCGGGTTGATAAAACTAAATCGAAAGCCGAAACGAATTGGAAGCCTTATCAGGCAATTGATAAGTTTAATCATATGGTTAAAAAAAATCCAAAATTAAAGGACTTTAAAGACCGGTTAAAGCTGGATTTAGACTTTTAG
- a CDS encoding pyruvate dehydrogenase complex dihydrolipoamide acetyltransferase produces the protein MAEVIRMPKMSDTMTEGVIVSWHKKTGDKVKSGDLLAEIETDKAVMEFESYQEGTLLYIGAEKGATIKVDDVIAVLGKEGEDYKAALNNEKKPDEQNGKLSEEQAPEKMPEAQKSAQETIIEKAPASIPPSTSNKEISSNNNQQQPKEPEVINSDAVNGERIKASPLAKKIAGDEGISLEKLKGSGDEGRIIKRDIEKYLSQAAGGKQPQETSLNADVESYEEVPLSQMRKTIARRLVESKFSAPHFYLTTEINMDRCTESRAALNAVNPEKKISFNDIIIKAVALALKKHPQVNSSWLGDRIRYNHHVNIGMAVAVEEGLLVPVIKFADLKLLSQISEEAKAFAARAKEKKLQPEEMQGNTFTISNLGMMDIDNFTAIINPPDACILAIGKIKKVPAVLNDQVKIVNMLKVTMSCDHRVVDGARGARFLETVKSFLENPLSMLY, from the coding sequence ATGGCCGAAGTAATTCGCATGCCTAAGATGAGCGACACCATGACAGAAGGGGTGATTGTTTCCTGGCATAAAAAAACAGGGGATAAGGTGAAGTCCGGTGATCTGCTCGCAGAAATCGAAACAGATAAAGCAGTTATGGAATTTGAAAGCTACCAGGAAGGAACGTTGCTTTATATAGGTGCTGAGAAAGGAGCCACTATAAAGGTAGATGACGTAATAGCTGTTTTAGGAAAGGAGGGAGAAGATTACAAGGCTGCTTTAAATAATGAAAAAAAGCCTGACGAACAAAATGGAAAATTAAGCGAAGAACAGGCCCCCGAAAAAATGCCTGAGGCGCAAAAATCTGCGCAGGAAACTATAATAGAAAAAGCTCCTGCATCAATACCACCTTCCACCTCTAACAAGGAAATTTCAAGTAACAATAACCAGCAACAGCCAAAGGAACCTGAAGTAATAAATTCCGATGCTGTAAATGGTGAACGAATAAAGGCATCTCCGCTCGCAAAAAAAATTGCAGGTGATGAGGGCATTTCGCTTGAGAAATTAAAAGGCAGTGGCGACGAAGGACGGATCATTAAGCGCGATATTGAAAAGTATCTATCGCAGGCTGCTGGCGGGAAGCAACCTCAGGAAACTTCGTTAAATGCAGATGTTGAGAGCTATGAGGAAGTTCCGCTTTCTCAAATGAGAAAAACTATTGCACGGCGTCTTGTGGAAAGCAAATTCAGTGCACCGCATTTTTACCTGACAACAGAAATAAACATGGACCGCTGTACAGAATCGCGCGCCGCCTTAAATGCAGTAAATCCTGAAAAGAAAATTTCTTTCAATGATATTATCATAAAAGCAGTTGCTCTTGCTTTGAAAAAACACCCACAGGTAAATTCGAGTTGGTTGGGGGATAGAATCCGGTACAATCATCATGTAAATATTGGGATGGCAGTGGCTGTTGAAGAAGGCTTGCTGGTTCCGGTTATAAAGTTTGCAGATCTGAAACTGTTATCTCAAATCAGCGAAGAAGCCAAAGCTTTTGCCGCCCGGGCAAAAGAAAAAAAATTGCAACCGGAGGAAATGCAGGGCAATACATTTACCATTTCTAATCTGGGCATGATGGATATTGACAACTTCACAGCAATCATTAATCCGCCGGATGCATGCATTCTTGCCATTGGAAAAATTAAGAAAGTTCCGGCTGTATTAAATGACCAGGTTAAAATAGTAAACATGCTTAAAGTTACTATGTCATGCGATCACCGTGTAGTAGATGGTGCGAGGGGTGCACGTTTTCTTGAGACAGTAAAATCATTCCTGGAAAATCCTCTGAGTATGTTATATTGA
- a CDS encoding CoA-binding protein, which translates to MESKATVVLGASANPSRYSFLAVNRLLKHGHKVIPIGIREGNISGISILINTPDLKDIDTITLYLNPQRQKQYYDYILSLKPKRIIFNPGTENDELISLAESHGIKPIEGCTLVMLATGEF; encoded by the coding sequence ATGGAATCAAAAGCTACGGTTGTTTTAGGTGCCTCTGCAAACCCTTCCCGATATTCTTTTCTGGCAGTAAATCGCCTTTTAAAGCATGGCCATAAGGTAATTCCCATCGGTATCAGAGAGGGGAATATTTCGGGAATTTCAATTCTTATTAATACCCCGGATCTGAAAGATATTGATACTATTACTTTATACCTGAACCCGCAACGTCAAAAACAGTATTATGACTATATTCTTTCGCTAAAGCCGAAAAGAATAATTTTTAACCCGGGTACAGAAAATGATGAGCTGATATCGTTAGCAGAAAGCCACGGAATTAAACCTATTGAAGGCTGTACTTTGGTGATGTTGGCTACAGGTGAATTTTAA
- a CDS encoding nucleoside-diphosphate kinase: MTGNRTFTIIKPDAVANNNIGNIIQAITDGGFKIIALKFTRIITTQAEKFYAVHYERPFYKDLIKFMISGTVVAAILEKENAVEDFRILIGATNPANASAGTIRRKYAESVERNAVHGSDSDENAIIEGNFFFSELERFQ; encoded by the coding sequence ATGACAGGAAACAGAACTTTTACCATTATAAAGCCCGATGCAGTTGCCAATAATAATATTGGTAATATCATTCAGGCAATTACAGATGGCGGATTTAAGATCATTGCTCTAAAGTTCACCCGTATTATTACCACCCAGGCAGAAAAGTTTTATGCTGTTCATTATGAGAGGCCATTTTATAAAGACCTGATTAAGTTCATGATTTCCGGAACGGTTGTAGCTGCCATACTGGAAAAGGAAAATGCGGTTGAAGACTTCAGGATATTGATTGGGGCTACGAATCCTGCGAATGCTTCAGCAGGAACTATAAGAAGAAAATATGCTGAATCGGTAGAGCGGAACGCGGTGCATGGGTCAGATTCCGATGAAAATGCAATCATTGAAGGAAACTTTTTCTTTTCAGAATTAGAGCGCTTTCAATAA
- a CDS encoding bifunctional oligoribonuclease/PAP phosphatase NrnA, whose amino-acid sequence MTSISELKELLSSPKKIVITTHQRPDGDAIGSSLGLYHYLKLKKHDVTVITPNDYPEFLKWLPGDEYVMNYEKQTLQAQQLVTEANIIFCLDFNKLYRLEELGKFIELSASVKVLIDHHLDPDDFAEFIFSNIKACSTCELVYAFILEMDDKSLITKDIASCLYTGILTDTDRFRIPTTSAYVHRVSAELLEYGIDHTKIYEEVYETFSENRLRFFGYCIREKLKIIPAFKTGIISLETADLRKFNIQSGDTEGLVNYPLWIKDIQLSVLIIQRPGEVRLSFRSKGDFSVNDLARNNFEGGGHRNAAGGKSQLSVAQTQEKLIAILAAFKNDLNKLSE is encoded by the coding sequence ATGACTTCTATCAGCGAATTAAAGGAGCTCCTTTCTTCTCCCAAAAAAATTGTAATAACGACTCACCAGCGGCCAGATGGCGATGCCATAGGTTCTTCATTGGGGCTATACCATTATTTAAAATTAAAAAAACATGATGTAACGGTAATCACTCCTAACGATTATCCTGAATTTTTAAAATGGCTTCCGGGTGATGAATATGTGATGAATTATGAGAAGCAAACCTTGCAGGCCCAGCAATTAGTAACAGAAGCGAATATTATTTTTTGTCTTGATTTCAATAAGCTGTACCGCCTTGAGGAGTTAGGAAAGTTCATTGAACTTTCCGCATCAGTTAAGGTACTGATAGATCACCATTTGGATCCGGATGATTTTGCTGAATTTATATTTTCCAATATTAAGGCCTGTTCAACCTGCGAGCTCGTCTATGCATTTATATTGGAAATGGATGATAAAAGTTTAATTACAAAAGATATAGCGAGCTGCCTTTATACAGGCATCCTGACTGATACGGACCGGTTTAGAATACCCACCACTTCCGCTTATGTTCACCGTGTTTCGGCGGAATTATTAGAATATGGAATCGACCATACAAAAATTTATGAGGAAGTCTATGAGACTTTTTCGGAAAACAGATTGCGCTTCTTTGGCTATTGTATTCGTGAAAAACTAAAAATTATTCCGGCATTCAAAACAGGAATTATTTCTTTGGAAACCGCGGATCTGAGAAAGTTCAATATACAGTCAGGAGATACAGAAGGCCTGGTAAATTACCCTCTTTGGATAAAGGACATTCAGCTTTCTGTACTTATCATTCAACGCCCGGGCGAGGTGCGGCTGTCTTTCCGCTCTAAAGGAGATTTTTCGGTTAATGATTTAGCAAGAAATAATTTTGAAGGCGGTGGCCACAGAAATGCAGCAGGCGGTAAGTCACAACTTTCAGTGGCTCAGACCCAGGAAAAATTAATTGCTATCTTAGCGGCCTTTAAAAATGACCTAAACAAGTTATCCGAATGA
- a CDS encoding FKBP-type peptidyl-prolyl cis-trans isomerase produces MKKGSVVLVLFFLSLVFFFYSCKKNDQYQQSPNGLQYRIITDAKKPKAKQGEIAQYSAVWRNAKDSIILNTSASNAPQYGEVYKPKFKGDPIELLNMMGPGDSGSCRVSVDTMFKGYPLPPFLKHGDIITLDLKMMSLISKEDYKKMAESKMNEEYNNEIQQIQAYIAQNNLKATSDSLGIFYVIDDPGKGKQPKEGSNVTVNYTGKLMSNGQEFDSSLKPGKQPLQVVLGNHQVITGWDFGLRYFKEGSKGKLILPSRLGYGERGNGKIPPNSILVFDIQMLSVK; encoded by the coding sequence ATGAAAAAAGGTAGTGTTGTTTTAGTACTTTTCTTTTTATCTCTGGTGTTCTTTTTTTATTCCTGCAAGAAAAATGATCAATATCAGCAAAGCCCTAATGGTTTACAATACCGCATTATAACGGATGCAAAGAAGCCAAAGGCAAAGCAGGGTGAAATTGCACAATACTCCGCAGTGTGGCGGAATGCTAAAGATTCGATCATTTTAAACACTTCCGCAAGCAACGCCCCACAGTACGGCGAAGTGTATAAGCCTAAGTTTAAAGGAGATCCTATTGAGTTATTAAACATGATGGGCCCGGGAGATAGCGGATCGTGCAGGGTTTCGGTAGATACGATGTTTAAGGGATATCCTCTGCCACCATTTTTGAAACACGGAGATATTATTACGCTTGACCTTAAGATGATGAGCCTTATTTCAAAAGAAGATTATAAAAAAATGGCAGAATCTAAAATGAATGAGGAGTATAATAATGAAATTCAGCAAATACAAGCTTATATAGCTCAAAATAATCTGAAGGCTACCAGTGACTCTTTAGGTATTTTTTATGTGATTGATGACCCTGGTAAAGGTAAACAGCCAAAAGAAGGGAGTAATGTCACCGTAAACTACACCGGCAAATTAATGAGCAACGGACAGGAGTTCGATTCCTCCCTAAAACCCGGCAAGCAGCCTTTACAAGTTGTACTAGGAAATCACCAGGTCATTACTGGTTGGGATTTTGGATTAAGGTATTTTAAAGAAGGAAGTAAAGGCAAGCTTATTCTTCCCTCCCGCCTTGGTTATGGAGAAAGAGGTAATGGAAAAATACCTCCTAATTCCATTTTAGTATTCGATATTCAAATGCTCTCTGTTAAATAA
- a CDS encoding FKBP-type peptidyl-prolyl cis-trans isomerase, protein MNRKQVFAMLLMSGIVFNSFAQNVTEGFSKSPHGLLYKIIIDAHKPKANVGDIIKLNLLYSTQNDSVLFSTFDQGIGPVQFNVSDPTFSGDPMEGFAMLGQGDSAVFLMSTDSAYKNQDEMPPFAKKGQYIKISVNVLSLMGKEEYDKKQKEEAAMQTELEVKTIEDYLAKNNLKAQKDPSGIYYIVTKQGEGPRVQSGQTVTVNYTGKLMDGTVFDSSLKPGRHPYDVTIGVSQVIKGWHIGIALLNVGSKGTIIIPSALGYGSRGSGSQIPPNSILIFDIDVLAAK, encoded by the coding sequence ATGAATAGAAAGCAAGTATTCGCAATGCTTCTGATGTCCGGCATCGTTTTTAATTCTTTTGCACAAAACGTTACAGAAGGCTTTTCAAAATCTCCTCACGGCTTATTGTATAAAATTATTATTGATGCCCATAAGCCAAAAGCAAATGTGGGGGACATTATTAAACTGAATCTTTTGTACAGCACGCAAAATGATTCCGTTCTATTCTCAACATTCGACCAGGGAATCGGTCCGGTACAATTTAATGTGAGTGATCCTACTTTTAGTGGCGATCCCATGGAAGGTTTTGCAATGCTTGGCCAAGGTGACAGTGCTGTATTCCTCATGTCAACGGATTCTGCTTATAAGAACCAGGATGAGATGCCACCTTTTGCTAAAAAGGGACAGTATATTAAAATTAGTGTGAATGTTCTATCCTTAATGGGAAAAGAAGAATACGATAAAAAACAAAAAGAAGAAGCTGCTATGCAAACTGAACTTGAAGTAAAAACGATTGAAGATTATCTGGCAAAAAATAACCTGAAGGCTCAAAAGGATCCCTCAGGAATTTATTATATCGTTACAAAACAAGGTGAGGGCCCACGGGTACAAAGCGGCCAGACCGTAACTGTGAACTATACCGGAAAACTAATGGATGGAACAGTATTTGACTCTTCCCTTAAGCCAGGCAGGCACCCCTATGATGTTACCATTGGAGTTAGCCAGGTAATCAAAGGATGGCATATAGGAATAGCCTTATTGAATGTAGGGAGTAAAGGAACCATAATAATACCTTCTGCTTTGGGTTACGGATCGCGGGGTTCAGGCAGTCAAATACCACCTAACAGTATCCTGATATTTGATATTGATGTTCTTGCAGCAAAATAA
- a CDS encoding carboxylesterase family protein, translating into MKVTFLLFFILSVFINDSRAQIPGLFLDSIYAYHRIPDIQYGSAYNFQKDVQEKLLLDIYEPSASTDYQRPVLIYVHGGGFTSGSKGGPADIPVFAQYFAPRGWVVASIDYRLGVEDASTTADNYEEAYEATQDAKAAIRYFRRYAQDYCVDTSAIFMTGISAGGATALTCAYWDPEEANPIIDEQKLGLIDEGSGNLGYSSHLTAIVNCWGGINDTSWMKNNDIPQYLFHGTADSTVPYHSGYNSNQIYLYGSYDIHQAAMRYSIESNLHPFFGFGHGIPNESPQMDTVLMLSSKFFYNHFDTRLLTQEECNLTTGISYPENPEQPQLKMLPNAAEGSFTVENLSPKSPFKGVLNVYNLSAQMIYTKPISINAASILKVSLTFIENGIYYVQFKNNSESITEKLIFVH; encoded by the coding sequence TTGAAAGTAACCTTTTTACTTTTTTTTATTTTATCTGTTTTTATAAATGATTCCAGGGCTCAGATTCCCGGACTATTCCTTGATTCCATATATGCTTATCACCGCATTCCGGATATACAATACGGATCTGCTTATAACTTTCAAAAAGACGTTCAGGAAAAGCTTTTGCTGGATATTTATGAACCGAGTGCCTCTACTGATTATCAACGCCCCGTTTTGATTTATGTACATGGCGGGGGTTTTACTTCAGGAAGTAAAGGAGGGCCTGCGGATATACCCGTTTTTGCACAATACTTTGCACCACGCGGCTGGGTAGTAGCGTCTATTGATTATCGCCTTGGTGTTGAAGATGCGTCTACTACAGCTGATAATTACGAAGAAGCTTATGAAGCAACACAGGATGCAAAGGCCGCAATTCGCTATTTCAGGAGATATGCCCAGGACTATTGTGTGGATACTTCAGCCATTTTTATGACTGGCATCTCTGCAGGTGGTGCTACAGCATTAACCTGCGCTTACTGGGATCCGGAGGAAGCTAACCCCATTATAGATGAACAAAAGCTTGGCCTTATAGACGAAGGAAGTGGCAACCTGGGATACTCTTCTCACTTAACGGCGATCGTGAATTGCTGGGGAGGAATTAACGATACCAGCTGGATGAAAAATAATGATATTCCACAATATCTTTTTCATGGTACTGCAGATTCCACCGTGCCTTATCACAGCGGTTACAATTCAAATCAAATTTATTTATACGGAAGTTATGATATTCATCAGGCAGCTATGCGCTACAGTATAGAATCCAACCTGCATCCCTTTTTCGGATTCGGTCATGGCATACCAAATGAATCACCACAGATGGATACAGTATTAATGCTAAGCAGTAAATTTTTCTACAACCATTTTGATACACGGTTACTTACACAGGAAGAATGTAATTTAACCACCGGCATTTCGTATCCGGAGAATCCGGAACAACCACAATTAAAAATGTTACCTAATGCCGCGGAAGGAAGTTTTACGGTTGAAAACCTATCACCAAAATCACCATTTAAAGGCGTTTTGAATGTTTATAATTTATCAGCGCAGATGATCTATACAAAACCTATTTCTATCAATGCAGCTTCTATTCTTAAGGTTTCTTTAACTTTTATTGAAAATGGTATTTACTATGTACAATTTAAGAACAACAGCGAATCTATTACAGAAAAATTAATTTTTGTTCACTGA
- a CDS encoding carboxylesterase family protein, producing MNLLRFFFPSFLSLLFFSQFAFSQIEGLFHNPVYSNYRRTGDIQYSSAYNYQYSKQENLLLDMYEPDNVTSYLRPVLVYAHPGGFTAGDKYNYNKVPDVCSYFAQRGWVTVSINYRLGIENVRSTTDNFEEVYEATQDAKAAVRFLRAHADEYCIDTSAIFMTGASAGGSLTLETAYWDQEEAGKFVDVTKLGLLETNDNSGYSSKVRAVVSCWGGVNDTSWLNNNNVPQYLFHGTNDPTVPYTSGYNNNNIYIYGSYDIHEAALRYGMESYLHPFYGFGHGIPDDSPQFDTLLILSNDFLYAHLPQSVLSQTICSRSSPVPEQSGITIRPTISSGDLTVNNGSSLNEFTGTFLLYSLSGQVVYSRIVTIGASSSISININSLEAGIYFAELKNKDQAFKQKIIIIP from the coding sequence GTGAATTTGTTACGTTTCTTTTTCCCCTCTTTTTTAAGTCTTCTTTTCTTTTCTCAGTTTGCTTTTTCTCAAATCGAGGGGCTTTTTCATAATCCTGTTTACAGTAATTACCGCAGAACCGGGGATATTCAGTACAGCTCTGCTTATAATTATCAGTACAGCAAGCAGGAAAATTTATTATTAGATATGTATGAACCTGATAATGTGACATCTTACCTTCGGCCGGTGCTTGTATACGCACATCCTGGAGGTTTTACTGCAGGGGATAAGTATAATTACAATAAGGTACCTGATGTTTGCAGTTATTTTGCACAGCGTGGATGGGTTACAGTTTCAATCAATTACCGGTTGGGTATAGAAAATGTAAGATCAACGACTGATAACTTTGAAGAGGTATATGAAGCGACACAGGATGCCAAAGCAGCCGTTCGGTTTTTACGGGCCCATGCTGATGAATATTGTATAGATACCTCGGCTATTTTTATGACAGGTGCTTCGGCTGGAGGTTCTCTGACGCTCGAAACTGCATATTGGGATCAGGAGGAGGCTGGTAAATTTGTGGACGTAACTAAATTAGGATTGCTGGAAACAAATGATAACAGTGGTTACTCATCAAAAGTAAGAGCTGTAGTGAGTTGCTGGGGCGGGGTTAATGATACTTCGTGGTTAAACAACAATAATGTACCGCAATATCTTTTTCATGGAACAAACGATCCCACAGTGCCTTATACTTCCGGGTATAATAATAATAACATATATATCTACGGAAGCTACGATATTCATGAAGCTGCCTTGCGTTACGGAATGGAATCTTATTTACATCCCTTTTATGGTTTCGGCCATGGAATACCGGATGACTCTCCCCAGTTTGACACTTTGTTGATTTTAAGCAATGACTTTTTATACGCTCATCTGCCACAGAGCGTACTTTCGCAAACAATTTGCTCACGCAGTAGCCCTGTTCCTGAACAAAGTGGTATTACTATTCGTCCAACTATTTCATCAGGAGACCTTACAGTCAATAATGGGTCGTCATTAAATGAGTTTACAGGAACATTTTTACTTTACAGCTTATCCGGCCAGGTAGTTTATTCACGGATAGTTACTATAGGAGCTTCATCGTCAATTTCTATAAATATTAATTCTCTTGAAGCAGGAATTTATTTTGCTGAATTGAAAAATAAGGATCAGGCATTCAAGCAAAAAATTATTATTATTCCATAA
- a CDS encoding 2,3,4,5-tetrahydropyridine-2,6-dicarboxylate N-succinyltransferase has protein sequence MDEIKKLIEEAWNKRELLKEKLYREAIEILISKLDSGTVRIAEKRLGEWCTNDWIKKGVLMYFSIMPMKEYEAGFMNFYDKIPIKKNYKESGVRAVPTCIARYGSYIAKDVILMPSYINIGAFVDEGTLVDTWATVGSCAQIGKNVHLSGGVGIGGVLEPVQANPVIIEDNCFIGSRCIVVEGVIVEEEAVLGANVVLTQSTKIIDVSGNDPIEFRGKVPARSVVIPGAYVKKFPAGDYNVNCALIIGKRKESTDKKTSLNQTLREFNVSA, from the coding sequence ATGGATGAAATAAAAAAATTAATAGAGGAAGCCTGGAATAAGCGCGAATTGTTGAAGGAAAAATTATACCGGGAAGCTATAGAAATCCTGATCAGCAAACTTGATTCAGGAACCGTTCGTATTGCAGAAAAGAGGTTGGGAGAATGGTGCACAAATGATTGGATTAAGAAAGGAGTATTAATGTATTTTTCTATTATGCCGATGAAAGAATATGAAGCAGGATTTATGAATTTTTATGATAAAATTCCAATAAAGAAAAATTATAAAGAGTCCGGAGTTCGGGCAGTACCGACCTGTATTGCACGCTATGGATCCTACATAGCTAAAGATGTAATCCTGATGCCATCCTATATAAATATTGGAGCTTTTGTGGATGAAGGTACACTCGTGGATACATGGGCAACTGTAGGTTCCTGTGCACAAATTGGCAAGAATGTTCACCTTAGCGGAGGGGTTGGAATAGGTGGTGTATTAGAACCTGTTCAGGCAAACCCTGTTATAATAGAAGACAACTGTTTTATTGGATCCCGATGTATTGTAGTGGAGGGAGTTATCGTGGAAGAAGAAGCAGTTTTGGGTGCAAATGTAGTGCTTACACAAAGCACAAAAATTATTGATGTATCAGGTAACGATCCGATAGAATTTCGTGGAAAAGTGCCAGCCAGAAGTGTTGTAATTCCAGGAGCTTATGTAAAAAAATTTCCTGCCGGCGATTATAATGTAAACTGTGCCCTGATAATAGGAAAACGTAAAGAAAGCACCGATAAAAAAACTTCACTGAATCAAACCTTGCGGGAATTCAATGTTTCAGCATAA